In one Brienomyrus brachyistius isolate T26 chromosome 12, BBRACH_0.4, whole genome shotgun sequence genomic region, the following are encoded:
- the LOC125704594 gene encoding neuronal acetylcholine receptor subunit alpha-7-like isoform X1, translating to MPARKFLEFVCLGMFLCSAFLFRGSLQGEHQRKLYKELMENYNRLERPVLNDSSAILVELGMTLLQIIDVDEKNQVLITNAWLQLHWTDVYLSWNPELYPGVKNLRFPSSQVWVPDILLYNSADERFDATFHTNVLVNASGYCQYIPPGILKSTCYIDVRWFPFDVQKCELKFGSWTHNGWLLDLQILAVDTSTYIPNGEWDLVEMPAKRNELYYECCKEPYPDVTFTVVMRRRTLYYGLNLLIPCVLISGLALLVFLLPADSGEKISLGITVLLSLTVFMLLVAEIMPATSDSVPLIAQYFASIMMIVGFSVVVTVLVLQFHHHDPQGGKMPKWVRVVLLNWCAWFLRMKQPGEDRKILGYRYSPPSLQRRSSSSSMEMNAVPSQMASSSSNGNMNIYYSYHTVENPCFPPSSDSGVMCGRSPGSPAEDRELPRPLGEHAPEIAKILEEVQYIAQRFRDQDEGEAICNEWKFAAAVVDRLCLVAFSLFSIICTFTILMSAPNFIEAVSKDFT from the exons GGTCGCTGCAGGGGGAGCACCAGCGGAAACTGTACAAGGAGCTGATGGAGAACTACAACCGCTTGGAGAGACCCGTCTTGAACGACTCGTCGGCCATCTTGGTGGAACTGGGCATGACGCTCCTGCAGATAATCGACGTG GATGAAAAGAATCAGGTCCTGATTACAAATGCTTGGCTGCAGCTG CACTGGACCGACGTCTATCTGAGCTGGAACCCTGAGCTGTATCCGGGGGTGAAAAACCTACGATTCCCGTCCAGTCAGGTCTGGGTGCCAGACATCCTCCTCTACAACAG TGCAGATGAAAGGTTTGATGCCACATTTCACACCAACGTCCTGGTCAATGCTTCAGGGTACTGCCAGTACATTCCACCAG GGATCTTGAAAAGCACCTGCTACATCGACGTGCGCTGGTTTCCCTTCGACGTGCAGAAATGTGAGCTCAAGTTCGGCTCCTGGACACACAACGGCTGGCTGCTTGACTTGCAGATTCTTGCCGTGGACACCTCTACCTACATCCCCAATGGAGAATGGGACCTCGTTG AAATGCCGGCCAAGAGGAACGAGCTTTACTACGAGTGCTGCAAGGAGCCGTACCCGGACGTCACCTTTACGGTGGTGATGCGCCGCCGCACGCTCTACTACGGCCTGAACCTGCTCATCCCCTGCGTGCTCATCTCCGGCCTCGCCCTGCTCGTATTCCTGCTCCCCGCCGACTCGGGCGAGAAGATCTCACTGG GAATTACGGTCCTTCTGTCTCTGACTGTGTTCATGCTGCTGGTGGCCGAAATTATGCCGGCTACGTCTGACTCTGTCCCTCTCATTG CACAATACTTTGCTAGCATCATGATGATCGTGGGCTTCTCTGTGGTGGTGACAGTGCTGGTTCTTCAGTTCCACCATCACGATCCTCAAGGTGGAAAGATGCCAAAGTGG GTGAGGGTGGTCCTGTTAAACTGGTGCGCCTGGTTTCTACGCATGAAGCAGCCCGGGGAGGACCGGAAGATCCTCGGATACAGGTACAGCCCTCCGTCCCTCCAACGTCGCTCCAGCAGCAGTAGTATGGAGATGAACGCTGTTCCCAGCCAGAtggccagcagcagcagcaacggcAATATGAACATCTACTACAGCTACCACACGGTGGAGAACCCCTGCTTCCCCCCGAGCAGCGACTCAGGCGTCATGTGTGGGCGGAGTCCCGGCTCGCCGGCCGAGGACCGGGAGCTGCCCCGGCCGCTGGGGGAACACGCGCCGGAGATTGCCAAGATCCTGGAGGAGGTGCAGTACATCGCCCAGCGCTTCAGGGACCAGGACGAGGGGGAGGCCATCTGCAACGAGTGGAAGTTTGCGGCGGCCGTGGTGGACCGCCTCTGCCTGGTGGCCTTCTCGCTGTTCTCCATCATCTGCACCTTCACCATCCTCATGTCTGCGCCCAACTTCATCGAGGCCGTATCTAAGGACTTTACATAA
- the LOC125704594 gene encoding neuronal acetylcholine receptor subunit alpha-7-like isoform X2, whose amino-acid sequence MPARKFLEFVCLGMFLCSAFLFRGSLQGEHQRKLYKELMENYNRLERPVLNDSSAILVELGMTLLQIIDVDEKNQVLITNAWLQLHWTDVYLSWNPELYPGVKNLRFPSSQVWVPDILLYNSADERFDATFHTNVLVNASGYCQYIPPGILKSTCYIDVRWFPFDVQKCELKFGSWTHNGWLLDLQILAVDTSTYIPNGEWDLVEMPAKRNELYYECCKEPYPDVTFTVVMRRRTLYYGLNLLIPCVLISGLALLVFLLPADSGEKISLGITVLLSLTVFMLLVAEIMPATSDSVPLIAQYFASIMMIVGFSVVVTVLVLQFHHHDPQGGKMPKWVRVVLLNWCAWFLRMKQPGEDRKILGYSYHTVENPCFPPSSDSGVMCGRSPGSPAEDRELPRPLGEHAPEIAKILEEVQYIAQRFRDQDEGEAICNEWKFAAAVVDRLCLVAFSLFSIICTFTILMSAPNFIEAVSKDFT is encoded by the exons GGTCGCTGCAGGGGGAGCACCAGCGGAAACTGTACAAGGAGCTGATGGAGAACTACAACCGCTTGGAGAGACCCGTCTTGAACGACTCGTCGGCCATCTTGGTGGAACTGGGCATGACGCTCCTGCAGATAATCGACGTG GATGAAAAGAATCAGGTCCTGATTACAAATGCTTGGCTGCAGCTG CACTGGACCGACGTCTATCTGAGCTGGAACCCTGAGCTGTATCCGGGGGTGAAAAACCTACGATTCCCGTCCAGTCAGGTCTGGGTGCCAGACATCCTCCTCTACAACAG TGCAGATGAAAGGTTTGATGCCACATTTCACACCAACGTCCTGGTCAATGCTTCAGGGTACTGCCAGTACATTCCACCAG GGATCTTGAAAAGCACCTGCTACATCGACGTGCGCTGGTTTCCCTTCGACGTGCAGAAATGTGAGCTCAAGTTCGGCTCCTGGACACACAACGGCTGGCTGCTTGACTTGCAGATTCTTGCCGTGGACACCTCTACCTACATCCCCAATGGAGAATGGGACCTCGTTG AAATGCCGGCCAAGAGGAACGAGCTTTACTACGAGTGCTGCAAGGAGCCGTACCCGGACGTCACCTTTACGGTGGTGATGCGCCGCCGCACGCTCTACTACGGCCTGAACCTGCTCATCCCCTGCGTGCTCATCTCCGGCCTCGCCCTGCTCGTATTCCTGCTCCCCGCCGACTCGGGCGAGAAGATCTCACTGG GAATTACGGTCCTTCTGTCTCTGACTGTGTTCATGCTGCTGGTGGCCGAAATTATGCCGGCTACGTCTGACTCTGTCCCTCTCATTG CACAATACTTTGCTAGCATCATGATGATCGTGGGCTTCTCTGTGGTGGTGACAGTGCTGGTTCTTCAGTTCCACCATCACGATCCTCAAGGTGGAAAGATGCCAAAGTGG GTGAGGGTGGTCCTGTTAAACTGGTGCGCCTGGTTTCTACGCATGAAGCAGCCCGGGGAGGACCGGAAGATCCTCGGATACAG CTACCACACGGTGGAGAACCCCTGCTTCCCCCCGAGCAGCGACTCAGGCGTCATGTGTGGGCGGAGTCCCGGCTCGCCGGCCGAGGACCGGGAGCTGCCCCGGCCGCTGGGGGAACACGCGCCGGAGATTGCCAAGATCCTGGAGGAGGTGCAGTACATCGCCCAGCGCTTCAGGGACCAGGACGAGGGGGAGGCCATCTGCAACGAGTGGAAGTTTGCGGCGGCCGTGGTGGACCGCCTCTGCCTGGTGGCCTTCTCGCTGTTCTCCATCATCTGCACCTTCACCATCCTCATGTCTGCGCCCAACTTCATCGAGGCCGTATCTAAGGACTTTACATAA